Proteins co-encoded in one Microbacterium hydrocarbonoxydans genomic window:
- a CDS encoding TetR/AcrR family transcriptional regulator, which produces MKDSHVAEDVTRAAVELFATRGYANTSVQQIVEAAGVTKGAMYHYFESKDDLLFGIYDSLLSLQKAHLDEIIARGGETDEVLRAACVDVLETSIDHIAEGAVFFRSMNMLSAPRQQDVTRRRRGYHDEFAALIERGRREGLFRDDIPVALLVAHFFSDVHYLSHWYSPEGPEGKTLIAEQITDLFLAGLRRTDVVDP; this is translated from the coding sequence ATGAAGGATTCACACGTCGCAGAAGACGTCACTCGCGCCGCCGTCGAGCTGTTCGCCACCCGCGGGTACGCGAACACGAGCGTGCAGCAGATCGTCGAGGCGGCCGGCGTCACCAAAGGCGCGATGTACCACTACTTCGAATCGAAGGACGACCTGCTCTTCGGCATCTACGACAGCCTGCTGTCGCTGCAGAAGGCGCATCTCGACGAGATCATCGCACGCGGCGGAGAGACCGACGAGGTGCTGCGCGCCGCCTGCGTCGACGTGCTCGAGACGTCGATCGACCACATCGCCGAAGGTGCGGTGTTCTTCCGCAGCATGAACATGCTCTCGGCGCCGCGGCAGCAGGACGTCACTCGTCGTCGTCGCGGGTATCACGACGAGTTCGCCGCCCTCATCGAGCGCGGCCGACGTGAGGGGCTCTTCCGTGATGACATCCCGGTGGCCCTGCTCGTCGCTCACTTCTTCAGTGATGTGCACTACCTGTCGCACTGGTATTCACCCGAGGGACCGGAAGGGAAGACGCTCATCGCCGAGCAGATCACCGACCTGTTCCTCGCCGGCTTGAGGAGAACGGATGTCGTCGACCCCTGA
- a CDS encoding SDR family oxidoreductase, protein MSTARFDDTITLVTGASRGIGFAIARRIVDEGGSVVITGRKQESLDAAVAELGPSASAVAGRSDDADHRAQVFAHIAERHGRLDHLVNNTGINPVYGPIVDVDADAARKILEVNVVAALDWTRAALAAGLSRSVVNVASVAGLSASPGIAFYGISKAALINLTAQLAFELAPRVRVNAVAPAVIKTAFARALYEGHEAEASAAYPLARLGEPDDVAGPVAFLLSADADWITGQTVVIDGGAGIRPL, encoded by the coding sequence ATGTCGACAGCACGCTTCGACGACACGATCACCCTGGTCACAGGAGCGAGTCGCGGCATCGGCTTCGCGATCGCGAGACGCATCGTCGACGAAGGCGGGTCGGTGGTGATCACGGGCCGAAAGCAGGAGTCGCTCGACGCCGCGGTGGCAGAGCTGGGGCCGTCGGCGTCGGCCGTGGCCGGTCGGAGCGACGATGCGGACCACCGCGCCCAGGTCTTCGCCCACATCGCCGAGCGCCATGGGCGCCTCGACCATCTGGTGAACAACACGGGGATCAACCCCGTCTACGGGCCGATCGTCGATGTCGACGCAGACGCTGCCCGCAAGATCCTCGAGGTCAATGTGGTCGCGGCACTCGACTGGACCCGCGCGGCACTCGCTGCGGGCCTCAGCCGCAGCGTGGTCAACGTGGCGTCGGTCGCGGGTCTCAGTGCGAGCCCGGGCATCGCCTTCTACGGCATCTCGAAAGCTGCCCTGATCAACCTCACCGCGCAGCTGGCCTTCGAACTCGCACCCCGGGTGCGGGTCAACGCCGTCGCGCCCGCCGTGATCAAGACGGCGTTCGCGCGTGCGCTCTACGAGGGGCACGAGGCCGAAGCCTCCGCCGCATATCCGCTCGCCCGCCTCGGCGAGCCCGACGACGTCGCCGGTCCCGTCGCGTTCCTGCTGTCGGCGGACGCCGACTGGATCACGGGGCAGACCGTCGTGATCGACGGCGGCGCCGGCATCCGTCCCCTCTGA
- a CDS encoding amidohydrolase, with translation MTTVFLGRIRPFAPVIDAEVEAIAVDSGRVVAVGTAAELARTHPDSEKTVLDGWVMPGLIEPHGHPAFSAILLSDLVVDIRPVTIDDADGVLRALRTAVQDAEGAVFANGWDALLQRGLPDPDRRLLDDLAGDVPLVVIHNSGHSAYFNSAAALAAGLDRETPDPIGASFGRTPEGELSGVAVEEAAVGMVVAPLLATAQRDLPRLFTSHLRELAARGITTLSDLSWSAALTPLVDVLVAEGSLPVRLRWYEISREGGRPATRGGDDPMFRQTGVKTWSDGSPWIGNVATSFPYLDTEATRNLGLEPHHVGHANYTSAQLLEIAEPYAAAGWQLACHAHGDLAIESTLDVYEQIIGRHSLIDHRFRLEHCGAMTARQFERAAALGVTVSIFVDHITYWGEVLVDDLFGADRGGAWADAGAAFAAGHRATFHNDGWVTPTEPFRNMAVAETRTTRNGFRMPGGTVVTREQALLAHTSNAAWQLFSDHEVGTLSPGLFADFIVVDRDPLTVTSAELAETVVRATYVAGARVS, from the coding sequence ATGACGACTGTCTTCCTCGGACGCATCCGCCCGTTCGCTCCGGTGATCGACGCCGAGGTCGAGGCGATCGCCGTCGACAGCGGCCGAGTCGTCGCCGTCGGCACGGCCGCTGAACTGGCACGCACCCATCCCGATTCCGAGAAGACGGTGCTCGACGGCTGGGTCATGCCCGGCCTGATCGAGCCGCACGGGCATCCCGCCTTCTCCGCCATCCTGCTCTCCGACCTCGTGGTCGACATCAGGCCGGTGACGATCGACGATGCCGACGGCGTGCTGCGAGCGCTGCGCACAGCGGTGCAGGATGCCGAGGGCGCTGTCTTCGCGAACGGATGGGATGCGCTGCTGCAGCGGGGGCTCCCGGACCCGGATCGGCGCCTGTTGGACGATCTCGCCGGTGACGTCCCTCTGGTCGTCATCCACAACTCAGGTCATTCGGCATACTTCAACAGCGCCGCCGCGCTCGCCGCAGGTCTGGATCGCGAGACGCCCGACCCGATCGGTGCATCCTTCGGTCGCACGCCCGAGGGGGAGCTCTCGGGAGTCGCGGTCGAAGAGGCGGCGGTCGGCATGGTCGTGGCCCCGCTGCTCGCGACCGCTCAGCGAGACCTCCCGCGATTGTTCACGAGCCATCTGCGTGAACTCGCAGCGCGCGGGATCACGACGCTGTCCGACCTCTCGTGGAGCGCTGCGCTGACTCCCCTGGTCGACGTGCTCGTCGCGGAGGGATCGCTGCCGGTGCGGCTGCGCTGGTACGAGATCTCGCGCGAGGGAGGACGCCCGGCGACACGAGGCGGCGATGACCCGATGTTCCGGCAGACCGGCGTGAAGACCTGGTCGGACGGCTCGCCCTGGATCGGCAATGTCGCCACGTCGTTCCCCTATCTCGACACCGAGGCGACGCGGAACCTCGGCCTGGAACCCCACCATGTCGGTCACGCGAACTACACGTCCGCTCAGCTGCTCGAGATCGCCGAGCCCTACGCCGCGGCAGGCTGGCAGCTCGCGTGTCATGCGCACGGCGACCTCGCGATCGAGTCGACGCTCGACGTGTACGAGCAGATCATCGGCCGTCACTCGCTGATCGACCACCGATTCCGGCTCGAGCACTGCGGAGCCATGACGGCCCGGCAGTTCGAACGAGCGGCGGCGCTCGGGGTCACCGTCAGCATCTTCGTCGACCACATCACCTACTGGGGCGAGGTGCTGGTCGACGATCTGTTCGGTGCAGATCGGGGCGGCGCCTGGGCGGATGCGGGAGCGGCGTTCGCCGCCGGCCATCGGGCGACCTTCCACAACGACGGCTGGGTGACACCGACCGAACCGTTCCGCAACATGGCGGTCGCCGAGACTCGCACGACCCGCAATGGCTTCCGGATGCCGGGTGGCACGGTGGTGACGCGTGAACAGGCGCTTCTGGCCCACACGAGCAACGCCGCGTGGCAGCTCTTCAGCGATCACGAGGTGGGCACGCTGAGTCCCGGTCTGTTCGCCGACTTCATCGTGGTCGACCGCGATCCCCTCACGGTCACGTCTGCAGAGCTCGCTGAGACGGTGGTGAGGGCGACCTACGTCGCGGGAGCCCGCGTCAGCTGA
- a CDS encoding DUF1801 domain-containing protein produces MADNEKNFSAEEREAMKEAAADKRKSRSRAKKTPEEVRAEGVADLEAAIAKLPDDKDRELSKALHELVTEVAPELMPRTYYGMPAWGKDGKVLCFFQPASKFKVRYGTFGFEPISNLDQGTMWPTAYALLDLSAANRKALADRIRLAVS; encoded by the coding sequence ATGGCTGACAACGAGAAGAACTTCAGCGCCGAAGAGCGCGAGGCGATGAAAGAGGCCGCGGCCGACAAGCGCAAGTCGCGGTCGCGTGCGAAGAAGACTCCCGAAGAAGTGCGTGCCGAGGGTGTCGCAGACCTCGAGGCGGCGATCGCCAAGCTTCCGGATGACAAGGATCGCGAACTGTCGAAGGCACTGCACGAACTCGTCACCGAAGTTGCCCCCGAGCTCATGCCGCGTACCTACTACGGCATGCCGGCGTGGGGGAAGGACGGCAAGGTGCTCTGCTTCTTCCAGCCGGCCAGCAAGTTCAAGGTCCGCTACGGCACCTTCGGCTTCGAACCCATCTCGAACCTCGACCAGGGCACGATGTGGCCGACCGCCTATGCGCTGCTCGATCTCTCAGCCGCGAACCGCAAGGCTCTCGCCGATCGCATCCGCCTCGCCGTCAGCTGA
- a CDS encoding Xaa-Pro peptidase family protein yields MSTLPFPASVYAARLQRAASLAAEAGLDAIVVGPGPDLQYLVGVEGDTIERLTALVLGPDVVPTIVVPRMELAKVRATAVGALGLAVSDWVDGENPYDLVAEALGGVSRLGVSDALPALHVIPLADRIGVRVELATPVLRESRMIKDADEVAELRRAGSAIDAVHRRVPEWLRAGRTEREVAADIAEAIVAEGHRTVEFVIVGSGPHGADPHHEVSDRVIGEGEIVVVDIGGAVPSGYNSDSTRTYVVGAPDSEAADRIAVLVRAQQAAVDAVRPGATAEQVDAAARSVLTDAGLGDAFLHRTGHGIGVSVHEEPYIAPGNDLVLREGMAFSIEPGIYFAGEWGARIEDIVVVTADGCERLNVAQHDLRSV; encoded by the coding sequence GTGAGCACACTGCCGTTCCCCGCATCCGTGTACGCCGCTCGACTCCAGCGGGCGGCGTCCCTCGCCGCCGAGGCGGGGCTCGACGCGATCGTGGTCGGGCCCGGGCCCGATCTGCAGTATCTGGTCGGCGTCGAGGGCGACACGATCGAACGCCTCACTGCGCTCGTGCTCGGGCCCGATGTCGTGCCCACGATCGTCGTGCCGCGCATGGAGCTGGCGAAGGTCAGGGCCACTGCGGTCGGTGCGCTCGGCCTCGCCGTCTCCGACTGGGTCGACGGCGAGAACCCCTACGACCTCGTGGCGGAGGCCCTCGGCGGCGTCTCGAGATTGGGCGTGTCGGACGCACTGCCGGCGCTGCACGTGATTCCGCTCGCCGACCGGATCGGCGTGCGCGTCGAGCTCGCGACACCCGTGCTGCGCGAGAGTCGCATGATCAAGGATGCCGACGAGGTCGCCGAGCTGCGGCGGGCAGGTTCCGCGATCGACGCCGTGCATCGTCGTGTGCCCGAGTGGCTGCGCGCCGGGCGCACCGAGCGCGAGGTGGCGGCCGACATCGCCGAGGCCATCGTGGCCGAGGGACACCGCACCGTCGAGTTCGTCATCGTCGGCTCCGGTCCCCACGGCGCCGATCCCCATCATGAGGTCTCGGACCGCGTGATCGGCGAGGGCGAGATCGTCGTGGTCGACATCGGGGGTGCCGTGCCGAGCGGCTACAACTCCGACAGCACCCGCACCTACGTCGTGGGAGCCCCCGACAGCGAGGCCGCTGATCGTATCGCCGTGCTCGTCCGCGCCCAGCAGGCTGCGGTCGATGCCGTGCGCCCCGGGGCGACGGCCGAGCAGGTCGACGCCGCCGCCCGATCCGTGCTCACCGATGCAGGGCTGGGAGACGCCTTCCTGCACCGCACCGGTCACGGCATCGGCGTCTCGGTGCACGAAGAGCCCTACATCGCTCCCGGGAATGATCTGGTGCTGCGCGAGGGCATGGCCTTCAGCATCGAACCCGGCATCTACTTCGCGGGCGAGTGGGGGGCACGCATCGAGGACATCGTCGTCGTCACCGCCGACGGCTGCGAGCGTCTCAACGTGGCTCAGCACGACCTTCGCTCTGTCTGA
- the ctaD gene encoding cytochrome c oxidase subunit I — protein MSSSRVEQKGNIVVRWITSTDHKTIGYMYLISSVIFFLLGGVMALVIRAELFAPGMQLMPTKEQYNQLFTMHGTIMLLMFATPLFAGFANAIMPLQIGAPDVAFPRLNAFSFWLFLFGSTVALAGFLTPQGSASFGWTAYQPLASATFTPGAGGNLWMLGLGISGFGTILGAVNFITTIITMRAPGMTMWRMPIFTWNTLITSLLVLMAFPVLAAALFAAAADRVLGAHIFDPQNGGVLLWQHLFWFFGHPEVYVIALPFFGIVSEIFPVFSRKPLFGYKTIVYATIAIAAYSVAVWAHHMYVTGAVLLPFFALMTMLIAVPTGVKIFNWIGTMWRGSVTFETPMVFALGFLVTFVFGGLTGVILASPPLDFPLHDTYFVVAHFHYVVFGTVVFAMFAGFYFWWPKWTGRMLNERLGYVHFWMLFVGFHMTFLIHHWLGVDGMPRRYADYAEQDQFTWANQVSTIGAMILGASMLPFFLNVWLTARKAPKVTVDDPWGYGASLEWATSCPPPRHNFTSMPRIRSERPAFDMHHDAVAERPAAAVHDEPSERDVRQSEGRAEPR, from the coding sequence ATGAGCTCGTCACGGGTGGAGCAGAAGGGCAACATCGTCGTCAGGTGGATCACCTCCACCGACCACAAGACGATCGGGTACATGTATCTCATCTCGTCGGTGATCTTCTTCCTGCTCGGCGGCGTGATGGCTCTGGTGATCCGCGCCGAGCTCTTCGCACCGGGGATGCAGCTGATGCCCACGAAGGAGCAGTACAACCAGCTGTTCACGATGCACGGCACGATCATGCTGCTGATGTTCGCGACGCCGCTGTTCGCGGGGTTCGCGAACGCGATCATGCCCCTGCAGATCGGCGCACCCGATGTCGCGTTCCCGAGGCTGAACGCGTTCTCGTTCTGGCTGTTCCTGTTCGGTTCGACGGTCGCTCTCGCCGGCTTCCTGACGCCGCAGGGATCCGCGTCGTTCGGGTGGACGGCATATCAGCCGCTGGCGAGCGCGACCTTCACCCCGGGTGCGGGAGGGAATCTCTGGATGCTGGGTCTCGGCATCTCGGGCTTCGGCACCATCCTCGGCGCGGTGAACTTCATCACGACGATCATCACGATGCGGGCTCCGGGAATGACGATGTGGCGCATGCCGATCTTCACGTGGAACACGCTGATCACGAGTCTGCTGGTGCTCATGGCCTTTCCCGTGCTGGCAGCTGCACTGTTCGCGGCCGCCGCCGACCGAGTGCTCGGCGCGCACATCTTCGACCCGCAGAACGGCGGGGTGCTTCTCTGGCAGCACCTGTTCTGGTTCTTCGGTCACCCGGAGGTGTACGTGATCGCGCTGCCCTTCTTCGGCATCGTGTCGGAGATCTTCCCGGTCTTCAGCCGCAAGCCTCTCTTCGGCTACAAGACGATCGTGTACGCGACGATCGCGATCGCCGCCTACTCCGTCGCGGTGTGGGCACATCACATGTATGTCACCGGTGCGGTGCTGCTGCCGTTCTTCGCCCTCATGACCATGCTGATCGCGGTGCCGACGGGCGTGAAGATCTTCAACTGGATCGGCACCATGTGGCGAGGATCCGTCACGTTCGAGACGCCCATGGTGTTCGCGCTCGGGTTCTTGGTCACCTTCGTCTTCGGGGGTCTCACCGGCGTCATCCTGGCGTCTCCGCCGCTGGACTTCCCGCTGCATGACACGTACTTCGTCGTGGCGCACTTCCACTACGTGGTGTTCGGAACAGTGGTGTTCGCGATGTTCGCGGGCTTCTACTTCTGGTGGCCGAAGTGGACGGGGAGGATGCTGAACGAGCGTCTCGGATACGTGCACTTCTGGATGCTGTTCGTCGGCTTCCACATGACGTTCCTGATTCACCACTGGCTCGGGGTCGACGGCATGCCGCGCCGCTACGCCGACTACGCCGAACAGGACCAGTTCACGTGGGCGAACCAGGTGTCGACGATCGGGGCGATGATCCTCGGAGCATCGATGCTGCCGTTCTTCCTCAACGTGTGGCTCACCGCGCGCAAGGCGCCCAAGGTCACGGTCGACGATCCCTGGGGGTACGGCGCGTCGCTCGAGTGGGCGACGTCATGCCCCCCGCCCCGCCACAACTTCACCTCGATGCCGCGGATCCGCAGCGAGCGGCCGGCCTTCGACATGCACCATGATGCGGTTGCGGAACGGCCCGCGGCGGCAGTCCACGACGAACCCTCCGAAAGAGACGTCAGACAGAGCGAAGGTCGTGCTGAGCCACGTTGA
- a CDS encoding DUF4383 domain-containing protein, whose product MSDTARTERYAGTPIQKTALIVGIVFLLVGIAGFIPGLTHSAEHLHGAGAGSEAHLLGVFQVSVLHNFVHLAFALGGIALAARVRASRLYLIVGGALYLVVWLYGLIAVGNEQLNFIPVNDADNWLHLGLGVGMILLGVFVNRAPRLSRTHDGSLRA is encoded by the coding sequence ATGAGTGACACAGCACGCACGGAACGTTACGCGGGAACCCCCATCCAGAAGACGGCTCTCATCGTGGGCATCGTGTTCCTGCTCGTGGGGATCGCAGGATTCATCCCCGGACTCACGCACTCCGCCGAACACCTCCATGGTGCGGGCGCCGGATCCGAAGCCCACCTGCTGGGCGTGTTCCAGGTGTCGGTGCTGCACAACTTCGTGCACCTCGCCTTCGCGCTCGGCGGAATCGCCCTCGCCGCCCGCGTTCGCGCGTCGCGGCTGTACCTCATCGTCGGCGGAGCGCTCTATCTGGTGGTGTGGCTCTACGGACTCATCGCGGTGGGCAACGAACAGCTCAACTTCATTCCGGTCAACGACGCAGACAACTGGCTGCACCTCGGACTCGGTGTCGGCATGATCCTCCTCGGGGTGTTCGTCAACCGCGCTCCGCGACTCTCTCGCACGCACGACGGCAGCCTGCGCGCCTGA
- a CDS encoding DUF3253 domain-containing protein produces the protein MASDTNDAGERPQRTEDGHHVMIDGRRWRATDPSIPEGFRQELVDELMAARRAVRAGEPNARRRVQDAKTALGERGAPWWEDRTGSAFDERIAAAVRSLTRKRDQSSICPSDVARTVGGESWRSLMPDVRRVAADLADRDEVVVTQQGDAVSIREARGPVRIVRGPRL, from the coding sequence ATGGCATCCGACACCAACGACGCCGGCGAGCGGCCGCAGCGTACCGAAGACGGTCACCACGTCATGATCGACGGGCGGCGCTGGCGCGCCACAGACCCCTCGATCCCGGAGGGCTTCCGTCAGGAGCTGGTGGACGAGCTGATGGCAGCTCGTCGAGCTGTCAGAGCCGGCGAGCCGAACGCTCGCCGACGGGTACAGGATGCGAAGACAGCGCTCGGCGAGCGCGGTGCCCCGTGGTGGGAGGATCGCACGGGCTCCGCGTTCGACGAGCGCATCGCTGCGGCCGTGCGCTCGCTGACGCGCAAGCGCGACCAGTCCTCGATCTGCCCGAGCGATGTGGCGCGCACAGTGGGCGGGGAATCATGGCGTTCGCTGATGCCGGACGTCCGCAGGGTCGCCGCCGACCTGGCCGACCGAGACGAGGTCGTGGTCACCCAGCAGGGCGACGCCGTCAGCATCCGCGAGGCCCGCGGTCCCGTGCGCATCGTGCGCGGACCACGACTGTGA
- a CDS encoding gamma-glutamyl-gamma-aminobutyrate hydrolase family protein (Members of this family of hydrolases with an active site Cys residue belong to MEROPS family C26.), producing the protein MTAEIHAAAAVDAQNAARRASRGRTHVALFHVRTHRRSAETRYQTILDGLNAAAVAAVEQMGWSASLHAAGEESEQQLQRASREADIVVILGGDDVEPALYGQPDRRPRHTDYQHRADRTQIAVVMEAVRSRRPLLGVCRGMQLMNVALGGTLHQHVGGHRGPDAAPFVVSRVAGVASLSAGLRPPLLCIHHQAVDQLGHGFRVALQAADGVVEAITHDSLPFLGVQWHPEHPSTAAQQLPALLRVVHGMGRALSASDERRSMVRSAT; encoded by the coding sequence ATGACCGCAGAGATCCATGCTGCTGCTGCGGTGGACGCTCAGAACGCCGCACGTCGGGCATCCCGCGGGCGCACGCACGTCGCGCTCTTCCATGTGCGCACGCACCGCCGGTCGGCGGAGACCCGCTATCAGACGATTCTCGACGGGCTCAACGCAGCGGCCGTCGCCGCCGTCGAGCAGATGGGCTGGTCGGCATCGCTGCACGCGGCCGGTGAGGAGTCGGAGCAGCAACTGCAGCGCGCATCGCGCGAGGCCGACATCGTGGTGATCCTCGGCGGCGACGACGTCGAGCCCGCACTGTATGGTCAGCCCGACAGGCGACCTCGGCACACGGATTACCAGCATCGCGCCGACCGCACGCAGATCGCCGTCGTCATGGAGGCCGTGCGGTCGCGTCGACCTCTGCTCGGTGTGTGCCGCGGCATGCAGCTGATGAACGTCGCCCTCGGTGGCACCCTCCACCAGCACGTCGGCGGACACCGCGGCCCTGACGCAGCCCCGTTCGTCGTGAGTCGCGTCGCCGGAGTCGCCTCACTGTCTGCGGGCCTGCGTCCGCCGCTCCTGTGCATCCATCATCAGGCGGTCGATCAGCTCGGTCACGGATTCCGCGTCGCCCTGCAGGCGGCCGATGGGGTGGTCGAGGCGATCACGCACGACTCCCTGCCGTTCCTCGGCGTGCAGTGGCATCCCGAGCATCCGTCGACGGCCGCGCAGCAGCTTCCGGCGCTGCTGCGCGTGGTGCACGGGATGGGCAGAGCTCTCTCCGCCTCGGACGAGCGGCGTTCCATGGTGCGGAGCGCGACGTGA
- a CDS encoding LysR substrate-binding domain-containing protein, whose amino-acid sequence MELRQLRYFMAVADELHFGRAAQRLHMSQPPLSVQVRRLEREIGVALFERTTRRVTLTPAGLHLQERARRILDEVDSVRGEMRDYVVGLAGQLTAGFVSSANYTVLPEVVQLFRARRERVSLTLVPLTSGEQFDRLRDGTLDVGLVRDEVPAGVSSAALTAEVVYEERLVMCLPVAHPLAARAEIAVEEILDVPMIAYPRSLMPGFVGRVDQVLGLSSGAMRVVEEVVHQETALGFVAAGVGASILPESVRQLVPPSIAVVPIAGSPTTRLLAARRANDERNASCAAFIECLHDAAAGLRALQIA is encoded by the coding sequence ATGGAACTCCGTCAGCTGCGGTACTTCATGGCCGTCGCGGACGAGCTGCATTTCGGTCGTGCTGCCCAGCGGCTGCACATGTCGCAGCCCCCGCTGAGCGTGCAGGTGCGTCGGCTCGAGCGTGAGATCGGCGTCGCGCTCTTCGAGAGAACCACCCGACGGGTGACGTTGACGCCTGCCGGCCTGCATCTCCAGGAGCGCGCCAGGAGGATCCTCGACGAGGTCGACTCCGTGCGTGGAGAGATGCGCGACTACGTCGTCGGTCTCGCCGGTCAGCTGACTGCGGGCTTCGTGAGCTCAGCCAACTACACCGTGCTTCCCGAGGTGGTGCAGCTGTTCCGTGCGCGACGCGAGCGAGTGTCCCTGACACTCGTTCCGTTGACGTCCGGCGAGCAGTTCGACCGACTGCGCGACGGGACGCTAGACGTCGGCCTCGTGCGCGACGAGGTTCCCGCCGGTGTGTCGTCTGCCGCGCTGACGGCGGAGGTCGTCTATGAAGAGAGGCTGGTGATGTGCCTTCCGGTGGCGCATCCGCTCGCCGCCCGCGCCGAGATCGCCGTCGAGGAGATCCTGGATGTGCCGATGATCGCCTACCCGCGCTCGCTCATGCCGGGCTTCGTCGGTCGAGTCGATCAGGTGCTGGGGCTCTCATCCGGCGCGATGCGCGTGGTCGAAGAGGTCGTGCATCAGGAGACCGCGCTGGGTTTCGTCGCGGCGGGTGTCGGTGCGAGCATCCTGCCCGAATCCGTACGGCAGCTCGTTCCGCCCTCGATCGCGGTGGTGCCGATCGCCGGTTCGCCGACGACTCGGCTGCTCGCCGCACGACGGGCGAACGACGAGCGCAATGCGTCATGCGCCGCATTCATCGAGTGCCTGCACGACGCCGCAGCGGGCCTCAGAGCACTCCAGATCGCGTGA
- a CDS encoding WXG100 family type VII secretion target, whose translation MRVNSAPLNEMCRRIDDQFDAMERSLERLRAEAAALESQWNGDAREAFHRSYAAAQSSLSAMRSLGSGITVQVREHVEDIGAVDRRRAGAWRR comes from the coding sequence ATGAGAGTGAACAGTGCACCGCTGAACGAGATGTGTCGCAGGATCGACGACCAGTTCGACGCGATGGAACGATCTCTCGAACGTCTGCGCGCTGAGGCTGCCGCCTTGGAATCGCAGTGGAACGGGGATGCTCGCGAGGCGTTCCACCGGTCGTACGCCGCAGCGCAGTCGTCGCTCTCGGCGATGCGTTCCCTGGGTTCGGGTATCACCGTTCAGGTGCGCGAGCATGTCGAGGACATCGGTGCTGTCGACCGGCGGCGCGCCGGCGCCTGGCGACGATGA